Within Kineothrix sp. MB12-C1, the genomic segment AATAAAGATAGAAAATTGATAAAGCGTTTCTTCAAACTGATAATAGGGATTGATTTTGGAGGTAATGGTTCCAAGACAACATTTACCGCAACCGGGTATTTGAATAGGTATCATGACTTAAGATTATTAGAAGAGGATGGATTGCCAATAACGGAAGACGTAGATTCCGATAAGATATGTGACAAGTTTATTGAATTCTATCAGATGATAATAGATAAATATGGCCAAGTTCCAGATTGGGTATTCCCGGATAGCGCAGCCACAACCATGATTAACAGCCTGAGAAGTGCAGCGAAGCGAGCCGGACTACCATATCGGAATATTAAAGGGTGCCGGAAGAATGAAGTATCAGAGCGGCCGAAGACCGTAGATTTATTGCTTAATACCGGCAGACTAAAAATAAACCGTAGGTGTATTAACTTGAGGAAAGCAATCGGTTCTTTGCGGTGGGATGAGAAGCACCCGGATAAGCCAGAGGATAAGAACATCGGAAACATTAACGATTGGTGGGATGCTTTCTGTTATACATGGCTTGATTTCGTCGAGTTTATTGATTTGGATAGATAGGAGAAGAACATGGAAGGATTTATCAAAGATTTCATCAGTAAAAAAGGATATACGGTAAATGATGATGCCATGCAGGTAATTAAGGAGTGTGATGATTGGTATGCTAATCGCCCTATAGATGGATTTCACAAAAGAAGAACCATACAAGGAGTATCTTACGACCTTAACCGTTTGAACTTTGCGAAACGATGTTGCTCTGATGATGCAAATCTATGTGAGGTGTTGGAGATTAACGCCGGAGATGGGGAGCAAGCGGATTTTGTAAATACTACCTTATCTTCCAGTGAGTTCAATACTCAATACCGCAAGCAGTTGGAAAAGACATCGGCAACCGGAACTGTGGCTTGTTATATACGGCTGGATAATGCAACTCTATTAGATAACGGCAAGGTAAAAGACGGAACCATAAAGCTGAATTATGTGGAAGCTGACTGTTTTATTCCGCTGACCGTGGAAAATGATATTGTTCAGGAAGCGGCTTTCTCAGGAAGTTCTCTAAAGGCAGGAAAGAAACAGACTACGCTTGTATTATTCCTCAAGAATGAGAATGATATTTATACAGCGGAAACCCATGTGTTTGATGATAAAGGGACCGAGATAACAGAAAATGAAATTACAGTTACTTTGGGGGATGTGAAACCTTTTGCAGTGATGCGGAATGCAGAAGTAAATAACCTTGATAATATGGAGGGATATGGACTTCCGAAGTTGAAAAATGCAATTCCTATCCTAAAGGCATTGGAACTTGCTTATAATGTATTATTTAGTGATTTGGACAAGGCGGAAAAGATAATTTTGATAAATGAACTCCTTTGTGAGTTTGGTTCAGACGGTAAGCCGAATCTAACACCGGAGCAGAAAAAGTTGTTTGTCATTTTAGGGGAGAAGTTACCGGATGAAAAAGATGTAATCCATGAGTACAACCCGGAAATCCGTATCGAGCAGATTACAAAGGCATTTGAACTATGCTTATCACTTCTATCGATGATGTTTGGATACGGTACAAAGAAGTACAGTTTCGAGGGCGGGCAGATCACCACGGCAACCGAGTACATCGGGGAACGCCAAGACCAGATGCAGGAACTGAACAGACAGAGGCAGGAGGCTACACGGTACATACAAGATATATGCCGGGCGGTGATGTGGTTTTCCAATACCTTCCATAGCACGAGCCACAATCTTGATGCAGATATACTTGTGGATTTTGATGATAGCTATATCACAGACAGGGAAGCGGAATTAGAGCGCAAAAGGAATGATGCTCTTTCCTTCGATATCCCACAACTCACCGTATGGTATCTCATGGAAGCCTATAACTTGACCGAAGAAGAGGCGGCGGCTCTTGTTATTCAGAAACAGGAAGAAGAGCAGGGCGCAGACGGAGAAGATGAAGATTAATGATTCATAGCGGGTAAGTTCCTCCTTTCGCTTGCCTGTTGACTATAGATTGTTTCCTCCAAGATGGCACTCATTACATTGTAGTGGGTGCCGTTTAAAAAATAAGGAGTATTTATGTTATCAGAAGAACAGTTGGAAATTTTATCAGAAGCGATACAACCATTATTTCAATATCTGGAAAAAGAGGTCATTGCGGATATTTCGCGCCGGATAGGGAAAACACTGACTTATACTCGTACCGCCGAGTTACAGGCTATATCCATGCAGAAATTAGGGTATAGTCCGGCTAGAATCCGTAAAGAGGCCATGAAGCTTCTGAATGCAGACCAAAAATATCGCAAAGCAGTCGCAAAAAATACAATGGAATATAAGCGAGAAGTGCGTAACATCATAAACAAGATAACGAGAGAAGCTTATAGGGCAAATGATGAGATTGTGGCGAATGCCGGGAATATGTCCTGGATAAATGACCTTTCTGTGTGGAAGGATGCAGGGAAGAGCCTGAGCGATAACTCTTTTCTTCATCAGTTGGTGGAATCTTTCGCCGTACAGACCGCCGGAGAATTGAAGAACATGACACAAACCACCGGCTTTAAGATGATGAGCGGATATGAGGGCATTGAGAATGCATATAAAAGGGAGTTAGATAAGGCTGTTATAAAAATCTGTTCTGGGACATTTAGCCAGGACAAGGTACTCCGTGATGTAGTACATGATCTTGCACAGAGCGGACTTCGTTCTATTGATTATGCATCCGGTTATTCCATGCAACTTGACACCGCCGCCAGACTTGCTATTCGCACAGGCTGCCATCAGTTGGCGGGGAAAGTGTTGGACGAGAATATAAAACAGA encodes:
- a CDS encoding phage portal protein — its product is MEGFIKDFISKKGYTVNDDAMQVIKECDDWYANRPIDGFHKRRTIQGVSYDLNRLNFAKRCCSDDANLCEVLEINAGDGEQADFVNTTLSSSEFNTQYRKQLEKTSATGTVACYIRLDNATLLDNGKVKDGTIKLNYVEADCFIPLTVENDIVQEAAFSGSSLKAGKKQTTLVLFLKNENDIYTAETHVFDDKGTEITENEITVTLGDVKPFAVMRNAEVNNLDNMEGYGLPKLKNAIPILKALELAYNVLFSDLDKAEKIILINELLCEFGSDGKPNLTPEQKKLFVILGEKLPDEKDVIHEYNPEIRIEQITKAFELCLSLLSMMFGYGTKKYSFEGGQITTATEYIGERQDQMQELNRQRQEATRYIQDICRAVMWFSNTFHSTSHNLDADILVDFDDSYITDREAELERKRNDALSFDIPQLTVWYLMEAYNLTEEEAAALVIQKQEEEQGADGEDED
- a CDS encoding phage minor capsid protein, producing MLSEEQLEILSEAIQPLFQYLEKEVIADISRRIGKTLTYTRTAELQAISMQKLGYSPARIRKEAMKLLNADQKYRKAVAKNTMEYKREVRNIINKITREAYRANDEIVANAGNMSWINDLSVWKDAGKSLSDNSFLHQLVESFAVQTAGELKNMTQTTGFKMMSGYEGIENAYKRELDKAVIKICSGTFSQDKVLRDVVHDLAQSGLRSIDYASGYSMQLDTAARLAIRTGCHQLAGKVLDENIKQTGENLVYVSKHWGARNTGIGHANHEQWQGKVYFVKDGNDYSQEAKRIGQDRIMSLWYATGYSVDGNHVNDPLGMYGYNCRHNHHPWFEGVSTLPKEQPEPEPVTINGKTYDYYAMTQKMRSMERSVRALKREKEALRQLGMDSTEIDARIKRRTSEYADFCKACNVPAKTTKMRYESGTANLKKTEAWKKYKEMAFS